A single Phalacrocorax aristotelis chromosome 18, bGulAri2.1, whole genome shotgun sequence DNA region contains:
- the PIPOX gene encoding peroxisomal sarcosine oxidase has protein sequence MAALGQPRQATYDAIVIGAGIQGSFAAYHLAQHHRDTLLLEQFILPHSRGSSHGQSRITRSAYPQEVYARMMPDCFRLWERLEAEAGTSLFRRTGLVALGPAGNPELEGCRRSLGAGEVLDATVLARRFPGLRLHAGEVAVWDDTAGVLFADRALRAVQDVFRRRGGTLQDGEKVLRIEPGAVLTVTTTAGVYRAPRLIMTAGAWTGALVAPLGLRLPLQPLRINVCYWREKEPGSPSADRPSPCFLVLGLSQAPRGIFGLPALEYPGLVKVCYHHGSPADPEERDRAPLGAPHPDVALLSSFISSYLPGLEPQPAVVETCLYTNTPDEDFILDRHPKFSNIIIGAGFSGHGFKLAPVVGKLLCELSLGEEPSHSTAPFAITRFPGVLQAAL, from the exons ATGGCTGCCCTGGGCCAGCCCCGCCAGGCCACCTACGACGCCATCGTCATCGGAGCCGGCATCCAGGGCTCCTTCGCTGCCTACCACCTGGCCCAGCACCACAGGGACACCctcctgctggagcag ttCATCCTGCCCCACTCGCGGGGCAGCTCGCACGGGCAGAGCCGCATCACCCGCAGCGCCTACCCCCAGGAGGTCTACGCCCGCATGATGCCCGACTGCTTCCGCCTCTGGGAGCGGCTGGAGGCTGAGGCCGGCACCAGCCTCTTCAG GCGGACGGGGTTGGTGGCCCTGGGGCCAGCGGGCAACCCGGAGCTGGAGGGCTGCCGGCGCAGCCTGGGTGCTGGCGAGGTCCTTGACGCCACGGTGCTGGCCCGGCGCTTCCCCGGCCTCCGGCTCCACGCCGGCGAGGTGGCCGTGTGGGACGACACCGCCGGGGTGCTCTTCGCTGACCGGGCGCTGCGGGCAGTGCAG GATGTCTTTCGCCGGCGCGGGGGCACCCTGCAGGATGGGGAGAAGGTGCTGCGCATCGAACCCGGGGCCGTGCTCACCGTCACCACCACCGCCGGGGTGTACCGAGCCCCCCGGCTCATCATGACAGCCGGAGCGTGGACCGGTGCCCTCGTGGCACCCCTGGGTCTCCGCCTGCCGCTGCAG CCCCTGCGCATCAACGTCTGCTACTGGAGGGAGAAGGAGCCGGGAAGCCCCAGCGCTGACAGACCCAGTCCCTGCTTCTTGGTTCTGGGGCTGAGCCAAGCCCCCCGTGGCATCTTCGGGCTGCCTGCCCTCGAGTACCCCGGGCTGGTCAAG GTGTGCTACCACCACGGCAGCCCCGCCGACCCCGAGGAGCGGGACCGGGCCCccctgggtgccccccaccccgatGTCGCCCTCCTGAGCAGCTTCATCAGCAGCTACCTGCCCGGGCTGGAGCCCCAGCCGGCCGTGGTGGAGACCTGCCTCTACACG AACACCCCGGATGAAGACTTCATCCTGGACCGGCACCCCAAATTCAGCAACATCATCATTGGAGCCGGGTTCTCGG gCCATGGGTTCAAGCTGGCGCCAGTGGTGGGGAAGCTGCTGTGCGAGCTGAGCCTGGGCGAGGAGCCATCCCACAGCACAGCCCCCTTCGCCATCACCCGCTTCCCCGGCGTGCTCCAGGCTGCACTGTAG